A stretch of DNA from Aspergillus flavus chromosome 3, complete sequence:
CTACGTAGCTGACTATTTATGCATGCTCATATTTCTCAGTCAAATGTTTAGTCTGGAAGTAGAACGTAGTCCTCTAGTATAAAGACAATAGACAAGCGCATCGCCAGTCACTTGGTCGTCCAAATTCCTCTCCGACACTACCAAAGGGCAGCTCGATTACCCAGCCAACACTGAGACAACTTTATGCATTTACATCTACGATGCTGGCATCAGTCCGTGTTCGGCATTCGAATATGTTTCCTCAGACTTTAATCACACAGACAATGGCCAACCATATCCTAACCCTAGTACCATCTATTTAACCGGCAAACCACACTCGTGGGACTTGATTATCCATGTCTCAGGATATTTTACCGAAATGAGGAGATCTGCACGTTAGAGTCGCGCTGTATACTAAATTGATTAATTACTCCGCACAGGAATGAAGCACTCCTACTGATAACATAGCAGTTCACCCAATAATCCTTTGGGATAGTCATAGCCCGAGCCTAACCCGCGTGATATCGACTGATGTAACCGTACCATGTCAGCTCGGTAGATAAGCCCTAACGAgcaaattaatatattaaatcttcGGGACCTGATCCCGTCCTTCGGATCAGTTAACGAGGGAGAGTATTGTACAAAGGTAGATgtagataaaaaaaaagcagcTTGGAAAGATAACTCGACCAGCAAAGTAAACCATACCCTTTCTATCTCAAGTACGAAATACAGTAAACATTATAGAACCCATCTACTCAATATCCTAAAATGCGAATACAACTCAATCTCCTATTAGCAAGTGCAATAACAACAATCCTCGCAGTCAATCCACGAGATGCGCCCAAAGAGCCGACCGGCGTCAAAACCATCACCAGCCTGAACGGCAGCACGATTCGGTACAAGGAGCCCGGCGAAGAAGGCATCTGTGAAACTACCCCAGGAGTCAAATCCTACAGCGGCTACATTGATATAACGTTGGATATCCATGtgttcttctggttctttgAATCGAAGCGCGACCCAAAGCATGATCCGGTTACGCTTTGGCTGAATGGAGGGCCGGGGAGTGATTCGCTTATTGGGCTGTTCGAAGAATTGGGCCCTTGTACTGTTGCGGAGAATATGACAACGGTTCTTCGTGATCATTCTTGGACGGAGGTTTCTAATCTGttgtttctttctcagcCTGTGGGGACGGGTATGTGGTTTACCGTAGTATCTGGTGGATTGACTGTGCTGATCAGGTTTTAGGGTTCTCTTATAGCACGAAGGAGGTTGGATCCTTGGATCCTACTTATTTGACGGTCGAGTCGACTACCAATAAGACGGAAGAAGGGCGGTGGTCTGTCATCAATGTCACTGCGCTGGACACGAGCCGTTTGGCGGCTGAGTCTGCGTGGGAGCTTCTTCAAGGCTTTTATAGTGCACTTCCAAATCTAGATGCAGATGTGGAGTCGACGGATTTCAATCTCTGGTATTTTCAAGCCTGAATAAATGCTGTCCTGAATCCATACAGCTGACTTAATAACTAGGACCGAATCATTTGGTGGCCACTGGGGTCCCAGTTTCTCCACATACTTCTATGAGCAAAACGAGAAGCTCCCTGAAGATGGCTCGAAAGGTCGCAAACTCAAATTCAAGTCTCTTGGGATCATAAACGGCATCATTGATGAGCCGACACAGACGAAGTACCTACTTGAGttcacaaagaagaacacatACGGGGTACAGCTTATCAACGACACAGTCTATGACCACGGTGCCTTCAGCCTCAATATGCCAGACGGTTGTCAAGACCAGCTTGACTACTGTAACTGGATGAAGCGGGAAAATTCCATTGTCCGTCGGTCAGCGTGTGCGGCCGCTCAATACATCTGTCAGACCACAGTAGAAGGCCTATACTATCGCTTCGGTGATCGTGGAACCTATGATATCGTACGTCTGACACTATCTACATCACACATTGATAGCTAATCAGGCAACAAACAGCGGAAACCAACCGGACAAGACGTTCCCCCAAGTTACTGGCGTGTAAGTGTTTTACATACCCTCCATATCCAACTTTCTTGACAATGATATACAACATAGGACTACCTCAATACCGCCCCCGTTCAAAATGCCCTCGGAGTAGATCTAAACTACACCTCAAGTAACCTAATCTACACAGCCTTCAGTCTGTCCGGCGACTTCGCAGCGCCATATCTCCCCGACCTTGAAAAGCTCCTGGAACTGGACATCCAGATCTCCCTAGTCTACGGCGACGCCGACTACATCTGCAACTGGCTCGGCGGGGAGGCAATCTCCAAGGTCGCCAAATGGTCGGGACAAGAAGCGTTCAACAATGCAGGGTATACTGACCTCGTGGTGGATGGAACCGCATACGGTGAAACTCGACAGTATGGAAAGCTGAGCTTTACCCGTGTTTGGGAGGCTGGACACGAAGTTCCTTGTATgagtttccttttttccttgtttctctATTCCATAATGTTTTGGAATGCTGATCTAGGGGTGGGCTAGACTTCCAACCGGCTGCTGCGTTGCAGATCTTTAATAGGACTATTAATGGGTTTGATATTGCTACAGGGGAAGTCGAGGTCTCCCCTGATAGTGATTATGCGACGAACGGCACTGCTGAGACCACTCATACTACTACTTTGCCTCCTCTTGCTTCATCAACCTCGGGTTGATGGATATAGAGGGCTTTTAGTCATGAATTGGAGGATACATGTTGAGCAGAATCCCGAGGTTTTCCGCTGATGGTTCCTCTCTCGCTGGGAATGAAATGATGGACGGCGAGCTATATGGTTAAGGATCAGAGCTCATGTGATGAAGGTTCGCTTTACACGAGAATTGTCTAGAGTCGTTAACCTGAAAGATCAATTTGGGATGGTTGCTGGCGAGATCAAGACGTCCTTGGCTAAAGATGTAAGCCATAGACCATAGACAAAAGCTTTCTACCGAGCTCGTGTTTAATCAATGATGCTATATAAATTCGACAGGAGGGATGGTTCGTGATATCCCGAAGACCATATTGAACTTCATACATAACCATATAGTAGCTACCACTTATAGTATGCATAAGGTACATTTATAAGGTCTGTTAAGAGGATATATAGAAGATAGCAGtggatgtacatacagatACACTGTTATGTCCGAtcgtatgtatgtacttctAAGCAAATATCAgactatactatattaggAAGAAAACTCTGTCATGTGATGTAAACCTAAGCCTAGTGTAGAAGGCGGTACTTGATGAAAGCTGGCGCTAGTTCGACCTCATCAACGCAATAAGGCTTTTTACCAATATTGTAGACCACTTCTATCTCCACATATAGGGATCCATTTGAGTCCAGgatacttttaaaaatttatgTAAATTAAGCGACGCGTTTTGAACTTACTACCCTCTGTCCAGGTTTGGTATTGGCCGTGTTGTGATGTCCTCCTAAACTATACACATTTCGAACAGGGAGTTGAGAAAGTGTACAATTTATTCTGCCGCATGATCCAGTAGTCGCCGCCTGCTTGATCGGGCCAGCCCAATGGGTCCCAAGATATACACGGAGTATTATCGATTGACGATAGAAAACACGCCGCAACCCAAACAAATAAATTAGGCTTCGGTACACCACACCCCACCAGTCGATCTACATACCGTAATTGAGGGCTCTTGTGGAAGAAATATTTCCGTTATATATCATTCTATTCTAGTTCAAAAGGGTCTCATTATAAAATCCATTTTCCAGTCACTATGTCTACTCCAATGTCCGATGGTTCCCCGGCGCAAGAATCCGAGAACCCTCTTCTCCGCGCCTCAAATCCGATGGTCTCTGACTTAGAACAAGAGGTTCTGGAtgaatattctagattacTGGGCAATGTAAATAAGGTATGTAGTGCATTGGCCTCTGAATTTCTAGATTTCATCTATTTATATCGATGAATCTTCGCTATACCCCGCGCATCCTATCACCACCATATCAGTGCCTCCCATCCCAGACCTATTATCCCGAGAATAGTACAATCGAACTTCTACTGATACTGATGTGATGTACCCACAGCTATCTGAAAAGCTTGCCGACCTCTCCGGTGATCCCTCGTCCCTTACTCTGGATGGCCTCCGACTTCTTGAACGGAAGACGGCGACGGTCTGCACACTTCTGAAGGCCAGTGTGTACAGTATTGTGCTCCAGCAGCAAATTTTCAACGAGAATGAGGAGCAACAACAGATGGAGCAGCAGCAAAGTGATCAAATGCAGTATCATGACCAGGGGTACGATTAtcag
This window harbors:
- a CDS encoding putative lysosomal protective protein precursor, with amino-acid sequence MRIQLNLLLASAITTILAVNPRDAPKEPTGVKTITSLNGSTIRYKEPGEEGICETTPGVKSYSGYIDITLDIHVFFWFFESKRDPKHDPVTLWLNGGPGSDSLIGLFEELGPCTVAENMTTVLRDHSWTEVSNLLFLSQPVGTGMWFTVVSGFSYSTKEVGSLDPTYLTVESTTNKTEEGRWSVINVTALDTSRLAAESAWELLQGFYSALPNLDADVESTDFNLWTESFGGHWGPSFSTYFYEQNEKLPEDGSKGRKLKFKSLGIINGIIDEPTQTKYLLEFTKKNTYGVQLINDTVYDHGAFSLNMPDGCQDQLDYCNWMKRENSIVRRSACAAAQYICQTTVEGLYYRFGDRGTYDIRKPTGQDVPPSYWRDYLNTAPVQNALGVDLNYTSSNLIYTAFSLSGDFAAPYLPDLEKLLELDIQISLVYGDADYICNWLGGEAISKVAKWSGQEAFNNAGYTDLVVDGTAYGETRQYGKLSFTRVWEAGHEVPYFQPAAALQIFNRTINGFDIATGEVEVSPDSDYATNGTAETTHTTTLPPLASSTSG
- a CDS encoding DASH complex subunit Dad3-domain-containing protein, with the protein product MSTPMSDGSPAQESENPLLRASNPMVSDLEQEVLDEYSRLLGNVNKLSEKLADLSGDPSSLTLDGLRLLERKTATVCTLLKASVYSIVLQQQIFNENEEQQQMEQQQSDQMQYHDQGYDYQDEDMSFEGRYA